In Helicobacter bilis, a genomic segment contains:
- the nikR gene encoding nickel-responsive transcriptional regulator NikR, translating to MRQVKSEKTQENKDSIIRFSVSLPSGLLDELDSKITQNGYTSRSELIRDMIREKLVDEKWDKGESEGTKEHLGVLVLIYDHHQRGLNQKKNEIEHNNHLVQIVCTTHVHVDHHNCLETIILKGKKEDIEKLCIEIGGLLGVKFAKLTRTASFIEQM from the coding sequence ATGCGACAAGTAAAGAGTGAAAAAACACAAGAAAATAAAGATTCAATTATTCGTTTTTCTGTATCCCTACCATCTGGGTTGCTTGATGAGCTTGATAGTAAGATTACGCAAAATGGCTATACTTCGCGTTCAGAACTTATCCGCGATATGATACGCGAAAAGCTAGTCGATGAAAAATGGGATAAGGGCGAGAGTGAGGGGACAAAAGAGCATTTAGGCGTGTTGGTGCTGATTTATGATCACCATCAAAGAGGGCTAAATCAAAAAAAGAATGAAATAGAACATAATAATCATTTAGTGCAAATTGTCTGCACAACGCATGTGCATGTCGATCATCATAATTGCCTTGAAACCATTATCCTTAAAGGCAAGAAAGAAGATATTGAAAAGCTATGCATAGAGATTGGTGGATTACTTGGGGTTAAATTTGCAAAACTCACACGCACTGCAAGTTTTATAGAGCAAATGTAG